From Lolium perenne isolate Kyuss_39 chromosome 5, Kyuss_2.0, whole genome shotgun sequence, a single genomic window includes:
- the LOC139831481 gene encoding uncharacterized protein, which translates to MSGGKEDSSTVLKKMQQRKANVRRSGGGGGGGGGGGWGVPDFEPPPSASGDVASGFFLEGPSTEEAETESRAEGDSSRGFETPEEDGRPKPLKIRGEARVPDERKEPKTHEAKTLIIPAGPDNWTFPPGVKARQPSSMIGALLRKFWPGKYYPLGTVPAGEKKLATTWTDYESAPGVGFPTAAEAVMRKFWCFYRVAPEVEETAANRTLRATCERLTPQVWYNQRITSAGHFWAQRGERVQKPDIVGKNAKAEYEMTVEDYMSVIPDWAEPHAEAWEEMVRTRWLKMDEDFAAVARRNAENRGDGGTHCGGNLSYERYKGKTRAALGPEEEMSDLEIYNKMRLKKPDLSQPQPSLPEYFGTYAEDVDNYCAMVRHRHPEVDDPMSAEVDEESLVLSSGGLPHGRLTMMNKAVKHTLTTTFTRLKAGLTKDSPPLPPRRRAKQPAYDPDFEAAYVAAHQEYQVAFNQHQQQFLEYMAYIHASFVGNQTGQTADLGPMPPFPGPAPNMPSKENFAEEYYGRTTGTGCSGNQGGGRDMTPVHHGGPSPGATPGTSPGTSPGPSPGGSSAASTGRNRPGPVFSGDELL; encoded by the exons ATGAGCGGCGGCAAGGAGGACTCGTCGACCGTGCTTAAGAAGATGCAACAGCGCAAGGCCAATGTTAGAAGGA gtggaggtggaggtggaggtggaggtggaggtggctggggagTACCGGACTTTGAGCCACCACCCTCGGCTTCAGGCGACGTTGCTTCCGGGTTCTTTTTGGAGGGGCCGTCTACAGAGGAGGCGGAGACGGAGTCTAGAGCCGAGGGGGACTCTAGCCGCGGGTTTGAGACtccggaggaggatgggcggccgaagccactgaagattcgtggggaagcgagagtccccgacgagaggaaggagcctaagacccatgaggcgaagacccttattattcctgctggccctga caATTGGACATTTCCTCCGGGGGTCAAGGCGCGCCAGCCTAGCAGCATGATTGGAGCTTTGCTTaggaagttctggccgggcaagtactatcccctcggcactgtcccagctggcgagaagaagctagccactacttggacggactacgagagtgcccctggcgtaggcttcccgacggctgctgaggccgtgatgagaaagttttgg tgtttttatcgtgtggcgcccgaggttgaggagacggccgcgaacaggactttgcgggcgacttgtgagaggttgacaccgcaggtgtggtacaaccaaaggatcacgtccgcgggtcacttctgggcacagagaggcgagagggtccagaagccggacattgtcggtaagaatgctaaggccgagtacgagatgacggtggaggactacatgtcg gttatccccgattgggccgagccgcatgccgaggcatgggaggagatggttaggacgaggtggctcaagatggacgaggactttgcagccgtggcgaggcggaacgcggagaaccgaggcgacggtggcacacactgtgggggaaacctcagctacgagcgctacaaggggaagacg agggccgcgttaggacccgaggaggagatgtctgacctcgagatatacaacaagatgcggcttaagaagcccgatctctcgcagcctcagccctcgctcccTGAGTACTTCGGCACCTACGCCGAGGACGTCGACAACTACTGCGCGATGGTGaggcatcgtcacccggaggtggatgaccccatgagcgcggaggtcgacgaggagtcgttggtcctgtcgtccGGAGGGTTGCCGCATGGCCGTCTCACCATGATGAACAAGgccgtcaagcataccctcaccacgaccttcacgcgtctcaaggcgggcctcaccaaggacagcccccctctcccgcctcgtcgccgggctaagcaacccgcatacgac cctgacttcgaggcggcctacgtggccgctcatcaagaatatcaggtggccttcaaccagcaccagcagcagttcttggagtacatggcatatatacat gcgtcGTTTGTGGGCAATCAAACTGGACAGACAGCGGATTTAGGGCCGATGCCTCCCTTTCCGGGGCCGGCGCCAAACATGCCATCGAAGGAAAATTTCGCTGAGGAGTACTATGGGAGAACAACG ggaacaggatgttccggaaaccagggtggtgggagggacatgacaccggttcatcatggtggtccttctcccggtgctacacccggtacttctcccggtacttctcccggtccttctcccggtggttcttccgcagcttctaccggaaggaatcggcccggcccggtgtttagcggcgacgagctcctctag